Genomic segment of Myxococcales bacterium:
GCGCAGCCGACACCGGTTGGCCCCGGATGCGGTCGACCTGCACGCGGTCCAGATTCCGACCGTTCGCGGCGATTCGTCGGAACTCGAACTGATCTTCAATAATCTGCTCGAAAACGCGGTCAAGTATTCGGACAATCCCGTGGAGGTGCGGGTGAAGGTCGAAGCCCTGCGCGACGATCGGGTCCGAGTCGAGATTGCCGACTCGGGAATCGGAATCCCACCGCAGGAGCTGCGCAAAATATTCAAACGCTTTTATCGAGTAGGTCGCGACGTGCAGCGAACGGTCGCGGGCCTCGGTCTGGGATTGTTCGTGGTGAGAAGTCTGGTGCGAAAGCAAGGTGGACGGGTGGTGGCGCTGAGTGAAGGCGCTGGCCGAGGAAGCCGTTTCGTGGTGACCCTGCGCACGGCGCCGCTGCAGACCCAATAAACACGGGGAAGGAAAGCTCTTGGCCAGAATTCTCGTAGTCGAAGACGACGAGCACATCGCAGACGGGTTGCGATTCAATCTCGAGCTCGAAGACCACGTGGTCACCCTGGCCGACGACGGTCAGAAAGCAGTGAATCTGCTCACCGACGAAAACCCCGGGTTCGATCTGGTGATCCTCGACCTCATGTTGCCGCGCATGAGTGGTTTTGAAGTCGCGCGCCGGGCCCGCGCATCGGGAAATTTTGTCGCCATTCTGATGCTGACCGCCAAGGATTCGCCCGAGGATGTCGTGCGCGGTCTCGAAGAGGGCGCCGACGACTACCTCACGAAACCGTTTCACCTCGATGAATTGCTCGCGCGGATCAAGGTGCTGCTGCGCCGAAGGCGCTGGGACGGTGTGGAAGGAGAGGGAGAGGGGCCGCGTAGCCTCAGTTTTGGCGAGGTTACTTTGCACTTCGATCGTTTTTTGCTCGAAACTCCGACGGGTGAGATTGAATTGACGACGCGAGAAATGGGTCTGTTGCGGGCTCTGATCGAGAGCGATGGTGAAGTGATGACCCGTGGCCAGCTATTGGAAGACGTGTGGGGGCTTCGGCCGGAAACCCGCACCCGAGTCATCGACAGCTTTATTGTGCGCTTGCGACGCTATATCGAGAAGGACCCCGCTAAGCCCGTGCACATCGTCTCCGTTCGCGGGCGGGGCTATCGCTTCGTGTCTTGAGCTCGCTTGTCAAGCATTTTTTCGATCAGACTCGATCGGCTCATGTCAAGAAAATTGAGCACGAATCAGGGCATTTGTGTGCTCGAGGGTCGGGGTGTCGCCGAGTGCCGCATGAGTAGGCCATGAGTAGTGGTTGAAAATGATTGCCGACTCGAAAAGCTTTCGATCATCGCAAAGAAATAGCTTGTCGGAACCGGTCCGCGCGTGTCACTGTTGAGGTGTGACCGACCTCGTCAGAATGTTCGTTCGGCCTGCGCTGCAGGGTTCGACTGCCATCTTCGCCTTTGAAGGATGGAACGACGCCGGTGAGTCTGCGACAACCGCGCTCGGCTTCGTCAATGACGCCATCAAGGCGGTTCCACTCGCGGAGGTGGATTCGGAAATCTTCTACGACTTTACCGTGACGCGTCCCGAGGTCGTGATCGAAGCGGATGGCCGTCGTGAGATTCAATGGCCCAGCAATTTGTTTCGCTACGGTATGGCGCTGGACGCCAGCGACGGCACTGGGAACCCCAATGAACTAGTGACCTGTATTGGTGTCGAGCCCCATTTGCGTTGGCGCTGTTTCTACGACTGTATCAACGAGGTCGTAAAAGGCATCGGGGTGCAACGCGTCATCTTGCTCGGATCCTACCTCGCG
This window contains:
- a CDS encoding response regulator transcription factor, translated to MARILVVEDDEHIADGLRFNLELEDHVVTLADDGQKAVNLLTDENPGFDLVILDLMLPRMSGFEVARRARASGNFVAILMLTAKDSPEDVVRGLEEGADDYLTKPFHLDELLARIKVLLRRRRWDGVEGEGEGPRSLSFGEVTLHFDRFLLETPTGEIELTTREMGLLRALIESDGEVMTRGQLLEDVWGLRPETRTRVIDSFIVRLRRYIEKDPAKPVHIVSVRGRGYRFVS
- a CDS encoding PAC2 family protein, whose protein sequence is MTDLVRMFVRPALQGSTAIFAFEGWNDAGESATTALGFVNDAIKAVPLAEVDSEIFYDFTVTRPEVVIEADGRREIQWPSNLFRYGMALDASDGTGNPNELVTCIGVEPHLRWRCFYDCINEVVKGIGVQRVILLGSYLADIVYSQPVQVTGVASDSTILERIGVQTSDYEGPTGILGVLTDRFDRDGYDVVSIWAGLPHYINARPNPRGALALVQVLGNCLGLRFDLDSLERSAAEFEERISKLVARDPELSDYVKQLKRREFAQ